The genomic DNA CTActcttgaaataaaaaaaaaacaaaactcgcaAGCCATAATGTTTGCTTACTAATGTGATGTAGAAAACATTTGAGTCGGAATAACGTTGTCGATGGTTagcaaattttaaaacttcTCTTTTTGACGATTTTGAAAAACGGTTCAACAAATTATTCTACACACAGGTCTGCTTTTCTCTCGCTCATTTGCATTAAAACCCAATCTCACTTTACCGCATAAATCGCTTAATATGCCTATAGTTTATAATGTTGTTATATGGATTTCCTTCAAAGTTCTAACAAACTTGCTATGACTGTTTTGTACAAATAGTGTTTATACTCTACACGAGATTTATGTACAAGTTTCACGCTGTACAAATTAGATAATTGAATTAACTAACGGTTTCGCCACAGTAAGTggcattaatttaatttgggAGAAACAAATAACACGAGTCAGAGTGCATGTGAAGTGTAAATATCAACGAAAACATATGGCACGAGATTGGCGATTTAATTGCATGTGGTAGTACGCTTTGCATGGGTGCGTAATAGCATAGGTATTTTATCAAACAATATTGTTCTGGGACGAAGTACAAACCGACAAGAATAATTATTTGGGGGAGATTACATGATCATAAAATGTTGGTAAGACTGAAATTCCTGCATTTTTAGGCAGCTGTGAGAAATGGGAAATGAATTGGTGGCACAATTGGCTTTTCTTGCTTTAGTAAAGTGCAAAACGAATCATATCATCTATTTCAGGTTAGGCAGAAAGGGGGATCTTGCGAGAACTAATCACAGTGCACAGAAGGAACGAATAAGGAGTCAGAGCTGTGAAACGGAGCTTAAGGAAAAGCCATGATGAATGAAACAATTAATCAATGGGCAATGGTAAAGTGGAACGCATTATACGATGTAATGATTCAATGGCCATTTGTTTGGGTGTTGAAATAATTCATTcacatgcacgcacacacgcgggcGCTCAAACCACTCTGTACAGTGAGGAAAACGGGAACCAAACGATTCAGAACAACTAGGCGGATTTACTACGTTAGCCGAAATTCCTTCCACCGGATACTGTGATGATAGAAGAGCAAAATGGTCGAGAGAACGAACGCAACCAAGCTAGGCCCGGACAGGATGGTGGAGATGCCGTGATGCATAGCCGCGGGATGTTCTCCTGGAACGAAGGGGAAGGAGAGGATTTTTTTCACTAGCAGAGCGAAGTCACGGTGGCAGATCGGGTCGCATGCAGAGCGAGTCAGAAAAATGGCAAATGACACCCAGCGCGAGAGAACACTTACCATTTAGTATGTGGACTCGCACGGAGGCCGGATTAGCGTTCGAGGGCTCGCAGGTATACAGCCCGGAGTCGCTCGCGATGGCCTTCTGCACCAGCAGCCGGCTTGTTGTGAGTAGGCCCTTCTCGGTGACGAGCGAAATGCCTCCCCTGGGCGAGTCGAAATTAATGTCCTGCAAAGGGAAACGTCGTCAAACAGTGAGCGAGAAGTTTCGACAAACGGTTATCGGTTGAATGAAAAGTCGCCCGAGAGCGGTCTACGCCCCCGAAGGACCCGGGAGGACCTCTAACGAGACAGTGGGACAGTACTTACATCGCGATTGTGCTTCCAAACGACGGCCGGTGGCGGCTCGGGAGCGTACTTCACGATGCAGGTGAGATTTATCGTCGAGCCTTTATTGATAAATAAATCAGGTCCACCGTTAATCTCTGTCACTGGTTCTTGAAGGAAGAAGTGTTGGCCAGTGGCATAGTGGGCAGTGGTTGGTCGGTAGTTGAAGGTGCCAGGGTCAATGATGGAGCGTTTGCGCAGGAAAATCGTTGGGTTTGATGAACGCACAATCGCCCCAATCAGCCAAACGACGACAAAGTTGACAGATTGTACGGGGCAGTACGGAGGCGgaaagagcaaaagaaaataaggAAGTTTATTAAATATACATTTAGCATCGACACGGGGGAACGGTGGTATCGGGAGCAGAAGGATAGGCAAAGCAGGACAGCGAACGAATGGCTGGTTATTGAGAAAATTCGACAGCTTCAGCGGTGAAATGACTTGCCGTTCCGTTGTAGAGCAACCTTCTTTACGATGCCAAAAGGCACTCAatgatggtggaaaattagGGCGCGGACTGTCGTAAAAGTATCATAAACGTAACGCCGTTAAAATGGTGCCTTCGTGTCATCAAAGCTTCCCACGGACACGATGAAGGAAGGCAATTTGTGACATGTTTTTCGCACTTTGTTAAACAAAGCTTCGGTGCTGGGAGAGGGTTCCAGGGGGTTGAGCGATCGCCATTACAATCGTGGTGCAAATTATTAGGGAAATGAACAATCAATTTTGGCAAGCGGCCTCCAGCGTGTGTGTTCGTACGGCAACAAGTGGGTCGAGTGACGGGTGATTAAAATTAATGTGCATACGTACGAAGGATGTTAacacgatggaggcgcccggtgtCGCACTTGAAAGCGTTCGTGCAATATGTCGTGGTAGTcatgtttaaatgttttctcATTGTCAGGCAGTTGGAATAGCGAAGTCCGTTGCGAGTGGTTTATTGAAAACCATAACCATTGTCGGATTGTTGCGTTGCGACTAAGTAGCACCGTATCGTGAAGGTCGACGTGAAATTGTGGTAATAAAATCGAAAATAATAAATCCCATCATTTGTTCCTAGCACCGTCGATGGCGATGGGTTGGTAAAGCATTATTGGTTGCATATTGATATGTATGTAACACTTGCTACTAACTTGTCGATGACATAATTTTCGGTAAGGGAACTTCGCAGGCTCTTTTTCTTACCATATACTGTTTTGTGATTGTAGCTGTTTGCGTACCGCTTCTCGGACAAAGTGAGTGGGTGAGTGAACGGTTAAAGTTTATTTCTTCTCGTCCCTATTGGGTCACAAATCGTGAATCGTGTGTGGTTAAGGCATCTATAAAAGCAACAGTACTCCACCGCGGGTGGAGACACTGGCTGAGCGGCATGTTTGGTTTTGGGCAGGAGGGATCGTGAAGACGTGAGAAAGCACCGATGGCGTCCACAAGCACCAGAGGCACGGCTACCGGTTGGCGGGCGGGAGCCGAGACATTGGGAAGGAGGTTTATAAAAATACACTCAATCCCCGTGGGCTCGAATACGAGAACTGTCAGCTGCTCATAATATTGTACATGTTCTACATATTTCATAACATCCGGAAGCCGTATGTTTTGTACGAGCGTTGTACCGGGTTGCCGCACCCGCAGTTCCGCAATGCgatggttccggttccggtgtaCTGATTTGTCGATGGTGCTAGGGTATGGGATCGCCCGCTCGTTGGCAGCAGAGTCTGCACGTGGCGAATCTTTCGTTCGGTTTGCTGGGCTTGCGACTGGGCGGCAACTGGGAATTGAGTGCCGAAGCATTCTGTTGCTGCTCGACGGGGGAAGCATATTAGAAGGAATGCTTTTAATGTTGCTCTTGCCATTTTGGCGGCTTCCCGACTGTGGAAGGGCGTGGAAAACACATTCTTACCTCCTCGGGCCGATACATGTGTTTCGGAACAGAAATCAGAAACCCGTAGACGACCGTCTGCTAGGGGTTGTATTTCTTTATTTGTGCATCAAACGTAGCTTACCAGCCAGTGCGCATTTCGTTTTGGTGGCATTAGGAATTCGTTGGCTGTGCTCACGACACGCAGCGGTGGGGAATCGAATGTTTCAGCAAGCTTGAAATTAGCCAAGCAGAACGAGTACGAAATGAATTTAAGTTGCCCAAAAACAGCATATTAAAGCGATCAATGTTGGGTTGCATCTTGCCAAGGgatttcccattttttgtgACCCACGTGCGctagagcgagcgagagtggTAAgcgaaatgtcaaaaaatgaaacacagTTCTCCATGCCGATGGCAACCATCCCGCGCAAATGCTACAGAACAATGTTGAAGTGAAAAAGTTTCGCCGTGCTTTTTCCTGTATTGCAATTATCCGCGCCAAACGGCGCCTTCTGAATGATAGTAGTTTTGCTCTTGCATTCTGCTGATGCAGCACCATTCCGTGGGAGAAGGGCGGAAAGGGCGGCAAGACAAGCGGATGGCAAAAAGCGTTGCGGAAAGTATCGAAAACCAGTGCTAAAAGCTCTTGCTTCCCGTAGGCCAGCGAACAGTGTGTCCGGCAGTTGCACCGTTGCTCTTTGGCAGGCGAGTCAAGCCGGAGAAGAAGGCGAGTAATTGGAAATAGTTTGGGGGAGCGACTGTCGAGTAGCTCACTGACGGTCGAAGGTCTGGGGGGTTGAGAAATCGGGGGTAAGGGAACAATTTTCAAGGTGTTACGTAATACTCACCCACTATCGTGAGATACACAAAGTGTCCTATCGGTGGTGTGGTCGATATTTGACACTCGTAAATGCCGGAATCCTTGCGCTGGGCGTACCGAATCCGGAGGGTCCACTCTTCCGTGTGTGGCGAATGCATGGCCTCAAACCGCTGATCGGAGGTGTAGGTGTAGCGTCCGACAGTGAGCAGGTGAATGTCTCGGTGTCGAACCCAGGAAACCTgccacagagagagagagagagagagagagagagcaggtgAGCAGATGAGACGGAGATTGAAATCGCCACGAAACGATACTGCGAGCCAGATCGAACCGGTGCTTCGATGAATGCTTTGGTTTTGCAGCAAATAGTTAGATACCCGAAAAGCTAAGACGAGGAGgagcgtttgtttttccctggGCTAGGCAACGACAGTGAGTGCATGGCTTTTTCGTGTGAGTGGGCCTCGCACAGCCGGCAGGGGGAAATCGATTTGAGCTGTCGCTGTTCATATTCTGAAATCCTTTGCCGAATCAACGAAGGGTACGATCTTTGCGGCTGCACATCAATGGCGTGCAAAAATTGTGTTGGATTTGAGCACAGTCAGTGCATTCCGTAGAGGGAGTTTTTCACGAAGACGATCCAATTTTGTGCTTAGCCGAGATTGTGCAGTGCGATAAGAACAAAGTTAGTTGAAAGTTGTGTCACTGTTGGGAAATGGGTGTAACTTCAAGTTGCTTTAGTGCTCAGCTGTAGCGCACAGTTGTACCGCTCGGGTGTTAGAAATAACCACAATTATGAAATGAAATTATGTACGTGCCTGGCTCACAGAGTGCAACTTGAAAGTAAAATATGGCTAATATTCTAAAGCAAACCATTTGAAAGAATCATCAACGTAAAGTAGCGCACAGGTAGCCGAACAAGTAAAGTACGCCATCCGTAGCTCGCGGCCAGCCAGCAGAGTGGGTCTTACGTGGCGGTCGGTCGGCGGTGTTTATACAACCACGCGAACTGCAAAACATCGACATCTCTCATCCTCAACTCACCACCATGGTTACTATGGTCTTTTGAAAACTTCCACACCACAATCGTCTGGCGATGGTACAGACACGGTAGATGAGTCTTTAAGAGCCAACAAAAATGAGTTCGCGGCATCCTCAGGCCATGTGAAGCTATTCACAAATCTCGGCTACATATCGTTATTACCCGTGCCATTTTCGCTTTAGCGGCCCGTGTGTGAGGCAAATTCTCGCGCTACAGGAGTTGCCGGATGCCTACCGtgttattttttctcattacGTGTGTTAGACGATGAATTACGGTAAAATGAACTGGCActgatgagtgtgtgtgtgcgtgtgtgtgcgattggCAAAGCGTGGCTCGTATGTTGACGTCGTGAACGCGTGCATACACCCATAAAAAGGCTGGAACAAAGCCTTATtacaacaataataataataataacagtaatggtggtgatgataatAAGTGGGTAATTCTTGTTCCCTCGACATCGGCACTTGAGCCTCGGGAGCTCAAGCGATTCTGCGGTCGGGAAGTATCGCGAGCTCGTGTGAATAGAAGAGGTTAGTAGATGCGTCTGGCATAACTCGCTCCCGGTTGCGACTCGTCAGCTAAGGCGTATCCGTCGGCTAACTCCAAACCATAGGCCGAGCTTTGTTTGGATTTACACGGCCCTTTTGCACGGGCATGAGTAATggtgataaaataaaacgttCCTTGTAGGTGTGTGAGCCAGGACACGGTCGTGAAATACAAATCTGCATCAGACGAGAAATTTATTCGtattttgtttgtgtcggCGATGATTGAATCGATATCGATGGGGTGAATGATGTGAACGTTGGTTTGTCAGTACAGTGATGGTAACATGCACGTGTGCCAAATGAGAAAAGTTTCTGTGCACGTTGAACTTTCCAGCTAATCACCACATAAATGAATTTATTTCGCAATACAGAGTGAAAGTGTAGAGCGGTTGTTGAACAGAAGCGTGAAATGGTATGCAATTAAAATGGCGAAGCCGCAGTGAGT from Anopheles stephensi strain Indian chromosome 2, UCI_ANSTEP_V1.0, whole genome shotgun sequence includes the following:
- the LOC118517574 gene encoding zwei Ig domain protein zig-8-like isoform X4, with translation MGKNMASISTTILLLIWSTAELAGGSRKFRTEFLQEWPTPGTGPYFDTSVPTNITGLVGKTVLLNCKVKNLGNRTVSWVRHRDIHLLTVGRYTYTSDQRFEAMHSPHTEEWTLRIRYAQRKDSGIYECQISTTPPIGHFVYLTIVEPVTEINGGPDLFINKGSTINLTCIVKYAPEPPPAVVWKHNRDDINFDSPRGGISLVTEKGLLTTSRLLVQKAIASDSGLYTCEPSNANPASVRVHILNGEHPAAMHHGISTILSGPSLVAFVLSTILLFYHHSIRWKEFRLT
- the LOC118517574 gene encoding zwei Ig domain protein zig-8-like isoform X1 → MGKNMASISTTILLLIWSTELTIGSIRVDENRDNSEAELAGGSRKFRTEFLQEWPTPGTGPYFDTSVPTNITGLVGKTVLLNCKVKNLGNRTVSWVRHRDIHLLTVGRYTYTSDQRFEAMHSPHTEEWTLRIRYAQRKDSGIYECQISTTPPIGHFVYLTIVEPVTEINGGPDLFINKGSTINLTCIVKYAPEPPPAVVWKHNRDDINFDSPRGGISLVTEKGLLTTSRLLVQKAIASDSGLYTCEPSNANPASVRVHILNGEHPAAMHHGISTILSGPSLVAFVLSTILLFYHHSIRWKEFRLT
- the LOC118517574 gene encoding zwei Ig domain protein zig-8-like isoform X2, translating into MGKNMASISTTILLLIWSTELTIGSIRVDENRDNSEAELAGGSRKFRTEFLQEWPTPGTGPYFDTSVPTNITGLVGKTVLLNCKVKNLGNRTVSWVRHRDIHLLTVGRYTYTSDQRFEAMHSPHTEEWTLRIRYAQRKDSGIYECQISTTPPIGHFVYLTIVEPVTEINGGPDLFINKGSTINLTCIVKYAPEPPPAVVWKHNRDDINFDSPRGGISLVTEKGLLTTSRLLVQKAIASDSGLYTCEPSNANPASVRVHILNEHPAAMHHGISTILSGPSLVAFVLSTILLFYHHSIRWKEFRLT
- the LOC118517574 gene encoding zwei Ig domain protein zig-8-like isoform X3; this encodes MGKNMASISTTILLLIWSTELTIGSIRVDENRDNSEAELAGGSRKFRTEFLQEWPTPGTGPYFDTSVPTNITGLVGKTVLLNCKVKNLGNRTVSWVRHRDIHLLTVGRYTYTSDQRFEAMHSPHTEEWTLRIRYAQRKDSGIYECQISTTPPIGHFVYLTIVVTEINGGPDLFINKGSTINLTCIVKYAPEPPPAVVWKHNRDDINFDSPRGGISLVTEKGLLTTSRLLVQKAIASDSGLYTCEPSNANPASVRVHILNGEHPAAMHHGISTILSGPSLVAFVLSTILLFYHHSIRWKEFRLT